A stretch of the Halomonas sp. BDJS001 genome encodes the following:
- a CDS encoding DUF3141 domain-containing protein: protein MNFLANPLTTSLFPASAFTNAWSKQNNDATTVPASEAISAFFDPFGFGRAAFGYWRDSMERSVLYLDVMRERGNQYLEHMEQTKPNVLGFETEVLMDGRTLPRPTNYELLRVLPHEGTEIDLQKRPFVVVDPRAGHGPGIGGFKPDSELGVALKAGHPCYFIGFLPFPEPGQTVEDVVESEIAFLRHVVELHPETTEKPMVVGNCQAGWQIMMAAALEPHVFGPILIAGAPLSYWAGEHGKAPMRYTGGMAGGSWITELTSDIGNGLFDGAWLVQNFERLNPANTYWKKQYHLYDNIDTEAGRYLDFERWWGGHVVLGGEEIQYIVDNLFIGNRLSTAQLVTRDGRRIDLRNVRSPVVVFCSRGDDITPPPQALGWIRDLYENEDDIIANEQTIVYCQHDTTGHLGIFVSGSVSRKEHTEFTANMDYIDVLPPGLYETSISPAEKGEDAELFERDYLLEFMPRNFEELDQAVMHKPEDDRRFATVARISEINLGMYRLFMQPWLKAIMTPEAARFIRRMHPIRLGYKLLSDRNPLSVPLPVMAEAVRKNRHPVAQDNLFKALETMGSDQLVAGLNAMRDLRDSSTEKMFMDIYGQPLLQAAVGLYGDAHVHRRRPGAEPEHRRFIEQRQEALREKIAHGGAHEAVMRSLIYVLGGAPATDERNFKRLRASRAELEPGIKLSDFKNLVREQFFILKLDREQALNSLPTLLAGSSDADIDGYISHLEHVFAASGELSEHAAERFAQIKALFDKARPRKSVENKPVESKPAASKPAASKPAASKAAANKTAASKPAASKAAASKPAASKPAKSRAAGAAQPAAAQKPTSADKPQATKAKPSAAPSAKPAPAAVEQPVVNESAPSKESTPAPAAARDSASEPTAKPARPAGRKKTPPKR, encoded by the coding sequence ATGAACTTTCTTGCTAATCCTCTGACCACCTCTTTATTCCCAGCTAGCGCTTTTACAAACGCGTGGTCGAAACAGAATAATGATGCCACTACGGTGCCCGCTAGCGAGGCGATCTCAGCTTTTTTCGACCCGTTCGGATTTGGCCGCGCCGCCTTTGGGTACTGGCGCGACAGCATGGAGCGCAGCGTTCTCTATCTGGATGTGATGCGCGAACGCGGTAATCAGTACCTTGAGCATATGGAGCAAACCAAGCCCAATGTGCTGGGGTTTGAGACTGAAGTGCTCATGGATGGCCGGACGCTACCACGGCCAACCAACTACGAGCTGTTGCGCGTGCTGCCTCATGAAGGGACGGAGATTGATCTACAAAAGCGCCCCTTTGTTGTAGTGGATCCCCGTGCAGGTCATGGGCCAGGGATTGGTGGGTTCAAGCCTGATAGTGAGTTGGGCGTGGCGCTTAAAGCAGGGCATCCTTGCTATTTTATTGGCTTTTTGCCGTTTCCCGAGCCGGGCCAAACTGTCGAAGACGTCGTTGAGTCGGAAATTGCCTTTCTTCGCCATGTGGTCGAGCTTCATCCCGAAACTACCGAAAAACCGATGGTGGTAGGCAATTGCCAGGCAGGCTGGCAAATCATGATGGCGGCAGCCTTGGAGCCGCACGTATTCGGCCCTATTCTGATTGCCGGTGCACCGCTCTCTTACTGGGCCGGCGAGCATGGCAAAGCGCCGATGCGTTACACCGGAGGTATGGCGGGTGGCAGCTGGATAACGGAGCTCACCAGCGACATAGGCAATGGTTTGTTCGACGGTGCCTGGCTAGTGCAGAATTTTGAGCGCCTCAATCCAGCCAACACCTATTGGAAAAAGCAGTATCACCTTTACGACAATATCGATACAGAAGCTGGCCGTTACCTCGATTTTGAGCGCTGGTGGGGTGGGCACGTCGTATTGGGCGGTGAAGAGATTCAGTATATTGTCGATAACCTGTTTATCGGCAATCGACTCTCTACCGCCCAACTGGTGACCCGCGATGGGCGTCGAATCGACCTGCGCAATGTGCGCTCGCCCGTGGTCGTGTTCTGCTCACGTGGTGACGATATTACTCCGCCCCCTCAAGCCCTGGGCTGGATTCGTGACTTGTATGAAAACGAAGACGACATCATCGCGAACGAACAAACCATCGTCTATTGCCAGCACGATACCACCGGCCACTTAGGGATTTTTGTGTCGGGTAGTGTATCGCGTAAAGAGCATACCGAATTCACTGCCAATATGGATTACATTGACGTCCTGCCGCCTGGCTTGTATGAAACGTCCATATCACCGGCCGAAAAGGGCGAAGATGCCGAATTGTTTGAGCGTGACTATCTGCTTGAATTTATGCCGCGCAACTTTGAAGAGTTGGATCAGGCGGTAATGCATAAGCCAGAGGATGACCGCCGTTTTGCCACTGTGGCGCGAATATCCGAGATCAACTTGGGCATGTACCGGCTCTTTATGCAGCCCTGGCTAAAAGCAATCATGACGCCGGAAGCAGCCCGCTTTATTCGTCGTATGCACCCGATTCGGTTAGGCTACAAGCTGCTCTCTGACCGTAACCCGCTTTCAGTACCGTTGCCGGTAATGGCGGAAGCCGTGCGCAAGAATCGTCACCCGGTAGCGCAAGACAACCTGTTTAAAGCGCTTGAAACCATGGGGTCTGACCAACTGGTCGCTGGTCTCAATGCTATGCGCGATTTACGCGATAGCAGCACCGAAAAAATGTTTATGGATATCTACGGTCAGCCGCTGCTACAGGCTGCCGTTGGCCTATATGGCGATGCCCATGTGCATCGTCGCCGCCCTGGCGCTGAACCCGAGCATCGCCGCTTCATTGAGCAGCGCCAGGAAGCGCTACGCGAGAAAATTGCCCATGGTGGCGCCCATGAAGCGGTCATGCGCTCGCTTATCTATGTACTCGGTGGCGCCCCAGCCACGGATGAGCGTAACTTTAAGCGGCTGCGTGCCTCCCGGGCAGAGCTAGAGCCAGGTATCAAGCTGAGCGATTTTAAAAACCTGGTGCGCGAGCAGTTCTTTATCTTGAAGCTGGATAGGGAGCAGGCGTTGAATTCGCTGCCTACTCTACTGGCAGGTAGCAGCGACGCCGATATCGATGGCTATATCAGCCACCTTGAGCATGTGTTTGCCGCCAGCGGGGAGCTTTCCGAGCATGCTGCTGAGCGTTTTGCTCAGATTAAAGCGCTGTTTGATAAGGCTAGGCCCCGCAAGTCGGTAGAGAATAAACCGGTCGAGAGCAAGCCAGCAGCGAGCAAGCCAGCAGCGAGCAAGCCAGCAGCGAGTAAGGCTGCAGCGAACAAAACTGCAGCGAGCAAGCCAGCAGCGAGTAAGGCTGCAGCGAGCAAACCGGCAGCGAGCAAGCCCGCAAAGAGTAGGGCGGCTGGGGCAGCCCAGCCTGCTGCTGCACAGAAGCCAACGAGTGCTGATAAGCCACAAGCCACTAAGGCAAAGCCTTCCGCGGCCCCGTCAGCCAAGCCTGCGCCAGCGGCTGTTGAGCAGCCTGTGGTTAACGAGTCAGCGCCTTCAAAGGAGTCTACGCCTGCACCGGCTGCGGCGAGGGATTCGGCAAGTGAGCCAACGGCTAAGCCGGCTAGGCCTGCTGGGCGAAAAAAGACGCCCCCTAAGCGCTAA
- a CDS encoding LysR family transcriptional regulator, with protein sequence MSSPNLLNRLTFRQLQVFQAVHRQRSYSRAAEQLGLTQPAVSAQIRQLELALGQPLFNYAGKTLHSLPAADTLAHSAREIFGQLSRLEMNLSDINGKISGELNIAAVSSAQYVVPYLLARFRAHYPEVHVRLKVCNRRQALERLTEQQDDLVIMAMVPEDERLVAMPIIDNELIAVVWPNHPLLSMPQPSLADFARHYVLMREPGSGVRNAFEQMAASQQVALPHCIELGTNEAIKGGVMAHLGVAVLPRLAVQLELEQGLLFELGLPDFPIHRSWCTVYTRERLPTPVAELFLSFVREHLPDYRRHFQAPSSPLPSHGVACLPIHSP encoded by the coding sequence ATGTCATCCCCCAATCTGCTCAATCGCCTGACATTTCGGCAGCTTCAGGTCTTCCAAGCGGTGCATCGGCAGCGCTCATACTCCCGCGCAGCTGAGCAGTTGGGATTGACCCAGCCCGCGGTGAGCGCACAAATACGCCAACTAGAGCTGGCATTGGGTCAACCTCTGTTCAATTATGCGGGCAAAACCCTCCACTCGCTGCCTGCCGCCGACACACTTGCCCACTCAGCGCGAGAAATTTTTGGTCAGCTTTCGCGGCTGGAAATGAACCTATCGGATATTAACGGCAAAATTAGCGGAGAACTTAATATCGCAGCGGTCTCTTCAGCCCAATATGTAGTCCCTTATTTACTTGCCCGCTTCCGTGCTCACTACCCGGAGGTGCACGTTCGCTTAAAGGTGTGCAACCGCCGTCAGGCGCTCGAGCGACTCACGGAGCAGCAGGATGATCTCGTCATCATGGCGATGGTTCCTGAAGACGAACGCTTAGTGGCGATGCCGATTATTGATAACGAACTGATCGCCGTTGTGTGGCCGAACCATCCGCTACTTTCGATGCCACAACCCTCATTAGCGGACTTCGCTCGCCACTATGTTCTGATGCGCGAACCCGGCTCTGGCGTACGCAACGCCTTTGAGCAGATGGCAGCCAGTCAGCAAGTTGCCCTTCCCCACTGTATTGAGCTGGGCACCAACGAGGCAATCAAAGGCGGTGTCATGGCTCACTTGGGCGTAGCCGTGCTGCCACGCTTAGCGGTTCAGCTGGAGCTTGAGCAGGGGTTACTTTTTGAACTGGGACTGCCCGACTTCCCCATCCACCGCTCTTGGTGCACGGTCTATACCCGGGAGCGCTTACCCACACCTGTCGCCGAGCTCTTTTTAAGCTTTGTTCGAGAACACTTACCCGATTACCGTCGCCACTTTCAGGCGCCCTCCAGCCCCCTGCCCAGCCATGGCGTAGCCTGTTTGCCAATACATTCACCCTGA
- the lipA gene encoding lipoyl synthase — translation MSNTPSQRVSSGEKYRNEHGMSVIKDGMKQRKAQAEPSSVELERKPKWLRAQIPGGERFEAVKKNVATHRLSTVCAESHCPNMGECWSNGTATIMLMGSVCTRACRFCAVDTGNPQGWLDHEEPENTAKSVELMGLRYIVLTSVDRDDLDDGGAAHYANCIRAIKARTPEVVVEALTPDFDGELKAIERVVDSGLQVFAQNVETVERLTARVRDRRAGYRKTLDVLAHAKRYRPDIITKTSLMLGLGETDEEILQTFDDLREIGVDIVTLGQYLRPTKNHLSVERWVTPEEFDRYRVIGLEKGFMEVPSGPLVRSSYRADRVFEKNNLGLASPAAIPGQEQEANPNIIPALNVG, via the coding sequence ATGAGCAATACCCCCTCGCAGCGCGTGTCCAGCGGTGAAAAATACCGTAACGAACATGGCATGTCGGTGATCAAGGATGGCATGAAGCAACGCAAAGCGCAGGCAGAGCCTTCTTCTGTTGAGCTTGAGCGCAAGCCCAAGTGGCTGCGGGCACAGATCCCAGGGGGCGAGCGTTTTGAGGCGGTCAAAAAGAACGTCGCCACCCATCGCTTAAGCACCGTTTGTGCCGAATCCCACTGCCCCAATATGGGCGAGTGCTGGAGCAACGGCACTGCCACGATCATGCTAATGGGCTCGGTATGCACCCGCGCCTGCCGGTTCTGCGCGGTGGATACCGGCAACCCCCAGGGCTGGCTGGATCACGAAGAGCCAGAAAACACGGCCAAATCCGTAGAGCTAATGGGGCTGCGCTACATCGTACTGACCTCAGTAGACCGTGACGACCTCGACGATGGTGGCGCCGCCCACTACGCCAACTGCATCCGTGCGATAAAAGCGCGCACGCCGGAAGTGGTCGTGGAAGCCTTAACCCCCGACTTCGATGGCGAGCTCAAAGCTATCGAACGCGTCGTCGACTCAGGTCTGCAGGTATTTGCCCAGAATGTTGAAACCGTGGAACGTTTGACAGCTCGCGTGCGTGACCGGCGGGCAGGTTACCGTAAAACCCTTGATGTACTTGCCCATGCCAAGCGCTACCGTCCTGATATCATTACCAAAACCAGCCTGATGCTGGGTTTGGGTGAAACGGACGAAGAGATTTTGCAAACCTTTGACGATCTTCGCGAAATCGGCGTGGATATCGTCACTCTCGGTCAGTACCTTCGCCCAACCAAAAATCACCTCTCGGTGGAGCGCTGGGTAACGCCTGAAGAGTTTGATCGCTATCGTGTGATTGGCCTGGAAAAAGGCTTTATGGAAGTCCCTTCAGGCCCCCTGGTACGCTCTAGCTACCGCGCCGACCGGGTGTTCGAGAAAAACAACCTGGGGCTCGCCTCCCCTGCTGCGATCCCCGGCCAGGAGCAGGAAGCAAACCCCAATATAATTCCAGCGCTCAACGTAGGGTAG